The following proteins are co-located in the Streptomyces sp. NBC_01198 genome:
- the glgC gene encoding glucose-1-phosphate adenylyltransferase, whose product MRGGPSVLGIVLAGGAGKRLMPLTADRAKPAVTFGGTYRLVDFVLSNLVNGGMMRICVLTQYKSHSLDRHVTTTWRMSSLLGNYVTPVPAQQRLGPRWYLGSADAILQSLNLVHDEQPDYIAVFGADHVYRMDPRQMLEQHVEHGAGVTVAGIKVPRADAGGFGVISPAADGISVERFLEKPADPPGLPGDPGHVFASMGNYLFTTKTLIDALMEDAEDPQSVHDMGGSILPRLTAAGVAQVYDFDTNHVPGETARDHGYWRDVGTLDAYYDAHMDLISDQPAFSLYNRRWPIYTHPGQLPPAKIAAGGIVGESVVSPGCVIRGQVTRSVLSPGVVVDAGAVVQGSVLHDNVRVGRGAIVRGAVLDKNVDVPPGATIGVNPDRDRELYTVSAAGVIALGKAQLVT is encoded by the coding sequence ATGCGTGGTGGACCTTCGGTACTGGGCATAGTGCTGGCCGGTGGCGCGGGCAAGCGGCTGATGCCGCTCACCGCCGACCGGGCGAAACCGGCGGTGACCTTCGGCGGCACCTACCGCCTGGTGGACTTCGTGCTGTCCAACCTGGTCAACGGCGGCATGATGCGGATCTGCGTGCTGACCCAGTACAAATCGCACTCCCTGGACCGGCATGTGACGACGACCTGGCGGATGTCGAGCCTGCTGGGCAACTACGTCACCCCGGTGCCCGCCCAGCAGCGGCTCGGCCCGCGGTGGTATCTGGGCAGCGCCGACGCGATCCTGCAGTCGCTCAACCTCGTGCACGACGAGCAGCCCGACTACATCGCCGTCTTCGGCGCCGACCACGTCTACCGGATGGACCCGCGGCAGATGCTGGAACAGCACGTCGAGCACGGCGCCGGCGTCACCGTCGCGGGCATCAAGGTGCCGCGCGCGGACGCCGGGGGCTTCGGGGTGATCTCGCCGGCCGCCGACGGCATCTCGGTGGAGCGCTTCCTGGAGAAGCCCGCCGACCCGCCGGGCCTGCCGGGCGACCCCGGGCACGTCTTCGCCTCCATGGGCAACTACCTGTTCACCACCAAGACGCTGATCGACGCGTTGATGGAGGACGCCGAGGACCCGCAGTCGGTGCACGACATGGGCGGCAGCATCCTGCCCCGGCTCACCGCCGCGGGCGTCGCCCAGGTCTACGACTTCGACACCAACCACGTACCGGGCGAGACCGCCCGCGACCACGGCTACTGGCGGGACGTCGGCACCCTGGACGCCTACTACGACGCGCACATGGACCTGATCTCCGACCAGCCCGCCTTCAGCCTCTACAACAGGCGCTGGCCGATCTACACCCACCCCGGCCAGCTGCCGCCCGCCAAGATCGCGGCGGGCGGCATCGTGGGGGAGTCGGTGGTCAGCCCCGGCTGCGTGATCCGCGGCCAGGTCACCCGCTCGGTGCTGTCCCCCGGCGTGGTGGTGGACGCGGGCGCCGTCGTCCAGGGCTCGGTGCTGCACGACAACGTACGGGTCGGGCGCGGCGCCATCGTCCGCGGCGCGGTGCTCGACAAGAACGTGGACGTGCCGCCCGGTGCCACCATCGGCGTGAACCCCGACCGCGACCGTGAGCTGTACACGGTGTCCGCGGCCGGGGTCATCGCCCTGGGCAAGGCCCAGCTGGTCACCTGA
- a CDS encoding nitroreductase family deazaflavin-dependent oxidoreductase, with amino-acid sequence MSEAEDHNARIVAEFRANHGKVGGHFEGAPLLLLHTIGARTRREIVKPMMYLRDGDRYLVFASKGGAPENPAWYHNVVANPEVEIEVGDEIVAVRAEVLTGDERDRKYAEQAALYPGFADYQKKTDRIIPVVALVPSGSAR; translated from the coding sequence ATGAGCGAGGCCGAGGATCACAACGCACGGATCGTGGCCGAATTCCGTGCCAACCACGGGAAGGTCGGCGGGCATTTCGAGGGCGCCCCGCTGCTTCTGCTGCACACCATCGGGGCCCGCACCAGGCGGGAGATCGTCAAGCCGATGATGTACCTGCGCGACGGTGACCGCTATCTGGTCTTCGCCTCCAAGGGCGGCGCCCCGGAGAACCCCGCCTGGTACCACAACGTGGTCGCGAACCCCGAGGTCGAGATAGAGGTCGGCGACGAGATCGTCGCGGTCCGCGCGGAGGTGCTGACCGGGGACGAACGGGACCGCAAGTACGCCGAGCAGGCGGCGCTCTACCCGGGTTTCGCCGACTATCAGAAGAAGACCGACCGGATCATCCCGGTGGTCGCGCTGGTTCCGAGCGGTTCTGCGCGGTAG
- the glgA gene encoding glycogen synthase, with protein MKVGLLTREYPPDVYGGAGVHVEFLAKELRALVEVEVHCWGDAATEAGVVRHRAPATLDGANDALRTFSVDLAMAAGLQGRDLVHSHTWYANLAGHIGKLLYGVPHILTAHSLEPLRPWKAEQLGGGYALSSWAEQTAMESADAVVAVSEGMRGDILTCYPALTPERVHVIRNGIDTAAYRPDERTDVLRRIGIDPDRPYVLFVGRITRQKGVPHLLRAARHLDPAAQLVLCAGAPDTPALDREFRALFDELNAVRDGVHWIPAMLPRPAVVQLLTHAAVFACPSVYEPLGIVNLEAMACGTAVVASAVGGIPEVVADGSTGLLVPCDEQRPDDFEAGLAAALNRLVADPAQAAAFGTAGRERAVREFGWDTVARRTVALYEKVLAAG; from the coding sequence GTGAAGGTCGGGCTGCTGACCCGGGAGTATCCGCCGGATGTCTACGGCGGAGCCGGAGTCCATGTGGAGTTCCTGGCGAAGGAACTGCGCGCGCTGGTCGAGGTGGAGGTGCACTGCTGGGGCGACGCGGCCACCGAGGCCGGCGTGGTCAGGCACCGGGCGCCGGCCACGCTGGACGGCGCCAACGACGCGCTGCGCACCTTCTCCGTCGACCTCGCGATGGCCGCCGGCCTGCAGGGCCGCGACCTGGTGCACTCCCACACCTGGTACGCCAACCTGGCCGGGCACATCGGCAAGCTGCTCTACGGCGTCCCGCACATCCTCACCGCCCACTCCCTGGAGCCGCTGCGGCCCTGGAAGGCCGAGCAGCTGGGCGGCGGCTACGCCCTGTCCAGCTGGGCCGAGCAGACCGCCATGGAGTCGGCCGACGCGGTCGTCGCGGTCTCCGAGGGGATGCGCGGCGACATCCTGACCTGCTATCCCGCACTCACCCCCGAGCGCGTCCACGTCATACGCAACGGCATCGACACCGCCGCATACCGCCCCGACGAGCGCACCGACGTGCTGCGCAGGATCGGCATCGACCCCGACCGGCCCTACGTGCTCTTCGTCGGCCGCATCACCCGGCAGAAGGGCGTACCGCACCTGCTGCGGGCCGCCAGGCACCTCGACCCCGCCGCGCAGCTGGTGCTGTGCGCGGGCGCTCCCGACACGCCCGCCCTCGACCGCGAGTTCCGCGCGCTCTTCGACGAGCTGAACGCGGTGCGCGACGGGGTGCACTGGATCCCGGCGATGCTGCCGCGCCCGGCCGTCGTCCAGCTCCTCACCCATGCGGCCGTCTTCGCCTGCCCCTCGGTCTACGAACCGCTGGGCATCGTGAATCTGGAGGCGATGGCCTGCGGCACCGCCGTGGTCGCCTCCGCTGTCGGCGGCATCCCGGAGGTCGTCGCCGACGGCAGCACCGGACTGCTGGTGCCCTGCGACGAGCAGCGGCCCGACGACTTCGAGGCGGGCCTGGCCGCCGCGCTCAACCGGCTGGTCGCCGACCCCGCGCAGGCCGCGGCGTTCGGCACTGCCGGCCGGGAGCGGGCGGTGCGCGAGTTCGGCTGGGACACCGTGGCCCGCCGTACGGTCGCGCTCTACGAGAAGGTGCTCGCGGCCGGGTAG
- a CDS encoding GH92 family glycosyl hydrolase, producing MLPPVLRSRAAGAVSALLLAVLGVGGLTSAPAHAATANLTQYVDPFVGSDDSNAPNPVGGGAGGSTYPGAVTPFGGVQFSPDTPTASPSGYRYSDGSIEDFSLTHFDGAGCPNNEDLPLMPITGAVGTSPGSNWTSYASAYTKSNESAAPGYYKNRLDKYGTGVELTATTRTGMARLTYPSTTSAGLLINTSRSATGNRSGSVKISGSEVTGSVTAGGFCGSSKTYQIYFDIRFDHAPSGFGTWNGGTVSAGSTTTSGTNTGAYVTFNTTGSQTVQTKIGLSYVSVAGAQANLTAENNGWDFNATRTAADTSWNSFLNRAQVTGGATTDLKKFYTALYHVFQSPNISSDVNGDYRGFDAAVHNSARPVYQNYSGWDIYRSWAALVALIAPTEAADIAKSMVLDGQQGGLLPKWSQQTDEDFVMTGDPGPIIVSSMYAFGVRDFDTAAALSLMEKASNGGTAQGSPIRGNQGTYTSQHFLSAPSDSLEYSASDFAVAQFAKALGNTSSYTTHMTRAQWWRNTFSTESGYVQPRNSDGSWSWPLDPASPSNFTEGNAAQYTWMVPYDFADLINDMGGPATAAQRLDHHFTQVNAGQSLPYYYIGNEPEHGVPWAYNFARDPAGTADAVHKVMTESFTTGAGGLPGNDDLGATSAWYVWAALGMYPATPGADTLAVNGPQFPSVLLQRPGGNITINSAGSGGYVQGLKVNGTATSHNYLRYPDIAGGGTLDYTMGGSPSSSWGTAAGDVPPSFQDGATPVPTAPSLGTNQAQGKAVTSSTPCATAESGDKAVDNSLKNNSKWCSKATGPTLTVDLGSAQTVGSFVIKHAGLGGENTSWNTGAFQIQTSTDNSTWSTAVSVTGNRSSRTYHTVTPRQARYVRLAISAPSNTGGDTAARIYELEVYGQSTGTGAHAITGLAGKCVDVANSGTANGTAVQLYDCNGSGAQQWAIDSDGTVGALGKCLDDATSGTADGNLVQLWDCNGSSAQKWTVSGKQLINAAANKCLDVPGSNTANGTRLDIWTCNGGANQQWTVG from the coding sequence GTGCTCCCTCCCGTGCTCCGCAGCAGAGCCGCGGGCGCCGTCAGCGCCCTGCTCCTGGCCGTCCTCGGCGTCGGCGGCCTCACCTCGGCCCCCGCCCACGCCGCAACCGCCAACCTCACGCAGTACGTCGACCCGTTCGTCGGCTCCGACGACAGCAACGCCCCCAACCCCGTCGGCGGCGGCGCCGGCGGCAGCACCTACCCGGGGGCCGTGACGCCCTTCGGCGGCGTGCAGTTCAGCCCCGACACGCCGACCGCCTCGCCGTCCGGTTACCGTTACTCGGACGGCTCGATCGAGGACTTCAGCCTCACCCACTTCGACGGTGCCGGCTGCCCCAACAACGAGGACCTGCCGCTGATGCCGATCACCGGCGCGGTCGGCACCTCCCCCGGCAGCAACTGGACGAGCTACGCGTCGGCGTACACCAAGTCCAACGAGTCGGCCGCGCCCGGCTACTACAAGAACCGGCTCGACAAGTACGGCACCGGCGTCGAGCTGACGGCCACCACCCGCACCGGCATGGCCCGGCTGACCTACCCCTCGACCACCAGCGCCGGGCTGCTGATCAACACCAGCCGCAGCGCGACCGGCAACCGCAGCGGCTCGGTGAAGATCAGCGGGTCCGAGGTGACCGGCAGCGTGACGGCCGGCGGCTTCTGCGGGTCGTCGAAGACCTACCAGATCTACTTCGACATCCGCTTCGACCACGCACCGTCCGGCTTCGGCACCTGGAACGGCGGTACGGTCTCGGCCGGTTCGACCACCACCTCGGGCACCAACACCGGGGCGTACGTCACGTTCAACACCACCGGCAGCCAGACCGTGCAGACCAAGATCGGCCTGAGCTACGTGAGCGTGGCCGGCGCGCAGGCCAACCTGACCGCGGAGAACAACGGCTGGGACTTCAACGCGACGCGCACCGCGGCCGACACGTCCTGGAACTCCTTCCTGAACCGCGCCCAGGTCACCGGCGGGGCGACCACGGACCTGAAGAAGTTCTACACGGCGCTCTACCACGTCTTCCAGAGCCCCAACATCTCCAGTGACGTCAACGGCGACTACCGGGGCTTCGACGCGGCGGTGCACAACTCGGCCCGGCCAGTCTACCAGAACTACTCCGGCTGGGACATCTACCGCTCCTGGGCGGCGCTGGTCGCGCTGATCGCACCCACCGAGGCGGCCGACATCGCCAAGTCGATGGTGCTTGACGGCCAGCAGGGCGGTCTGCTGCCCAAGTGGTCGCAGCAGACCGACGAGGACTTCGTGATGACCGGCGATCCGGGGCCGATCATCGTCAGCAGCATGTACGCCTTCGGGGTGCGGGACTTCGACACCGCCGCCGCGCTGTCGCTGATGGAGAAGGCCTCCAACGGCGGCACGGCCCAGGGCTCGCCGATCCGCGGCAACCAGGGGACGTACACCAGCCAGCACTTCCTGAGCGCTCCCTCGGACTCGCTCGAGTACAGCGCGTCGGACTTCGCGGTGGCGCAGTTCGCCAAGGCGCTGGGCAACACCTCCAGCTACACCACGCACATGACCCGTGCCCAGTGGTGGCGGAACACCTTCAGCACCGAGTCCGGCTACGTGCAGCCGCGCAACTCCGACGGCAGCTGGTCGTGGCCGCTGGACCCGGCGAGCCCGAGCAACTTCACCGAGGGCAACGCGGCGCAGTACACCTGGATGGTGCCGTACGACTTCGCCGACCTGATCAACGACATGGGCGGTCCCGCGACCGCGGCGCAGCGGCTCGACCACCACTTCACGCAGGTCAACGCCGGCCAGAGCCTGCCCTACTACTACATCGGCAACGAGCCGGAGCACGGCGTGCCGTGGGCGTACAACTTCGCCCGCGACCCGGCGGGCACCGCGGACGCGGTGCACAAGGTGATGACCGAGTCGTTCACCACCGGCGCCGGCGGCCTGCCCGGCAACGACGACCTCGGGGCGACCTCGGCCTGGTACGTGTGGGCGGCGCTCGGGATGTACCCGGCGACGCCCGGCGCGGACACGCTGGCCGTCAACGGCCCGCAGTTCCCCTCGGTGCTGCTGCAGCGCCCCGGCGGCAACATCACCATCAACTCCGCCGGCAGCGGCGGCTACGTGCAGGGCCTGAAGGTCAACGGCACGGCCACCAGCCACAACTACCTGCGCTACCCCGACATCGCGGGCGGCGGCACCCTCGACTACACCATGGGCGGCTCCCCCAGCAGCAGTTGGGGCACCGCAGCCGGGGACGTACCGCCGTCCTTCCAGGACGGGGCCACCCCGGTGCCGACCGCGCCGAGCCTGGGCACCAACCAGGCGCAGGGCAAGGCGGTCACCTCCTCCACCCCGTGCGCGACGGCGGAGTCCGGTGACAAGGCGGTCGACAACTCGCTGAAGAACAACAGCAAGTGGTGCTCCAAGGCGACCGGTCCCACGCTGACGGTCGACCTCGGCTCGGCGCAGACCGTGGGGTCCTTCGTGATCAAGCACGCGGGTCTCGGCGGCGAGAACACCAGCTGGAACACCGGCGCCTTCCAGATCCAGACCAGCACCGACAACAGCACCTGGTCCACCGCGGTGTCGGTCACCGGCAACCGGTCGAGCCGCACCTACCACACCGTCACCCCGCGGCAGGCCCGCTACGTCCGGCTGGCCATCTCCGCACCGAGCAACACCGGCGGTGACACCGCGGCCCGTATCTACGAGCTGGAGGTCTACGGCCAGTCCACCGGCACCGGCGCGCACGCCATCACCGGCCTGGCGGGCAAGTGCGTGGACGTCGCCAACTCCGGCACCGCCAACGGCACCGCCGTGCAGCTCTACGACTGCAACGGCTCCGGCGCCCAGCAGTGGGCGATCGACAGCGACGGTACGGTCGGCGCGCTGGGCAAGTGCCTGGACGACGCCACCAGCGGCACCGCGGACGGCAACCTGGTGCAGCTGTGGGACTGCAACGGCAGCAGCGCCCAGAAGTGGACGGTCAGCGGCAAGCAGCTGATCAACGCCGCGGCCAACAAGTGCCTCGACGTGCCGGGATCGAACACCGCCAACGGCACCCGGCTGGACATCTGGACCTGCAACGGCGGCGCCAACCAGCAGTGGACGGTCGGCTGA